In Numidum massiliense, a single genomic region encodes these proteins:
- the obgE gene encoding GTPase ObgE, with protein sequence MFVDKVKVYVKGGDGGRGIVAFWREKYVAEGGPAGGDGGRGGDVIFVVDEGLRTLMDLRYQRHYKAARGEHGRSKSQHGANAEPLRVKVPPGTVVMDEETEDVIADLTTHGAEVVVARGGRGGRGNVRFATPANPAPEIAENGEPGVERWIICELKLLADVGLVGYPSVGKSTLLSIVSAAKPKIAAYHFTTLSPNLGVVDVGDGRDFVMADLPGLIEGAHEGVGLGHQFLRHVERTRVLVHVIDMAGSEGRDPLADYHQINAELSLYNESLAQRPQIVAANKMDVPGAEDNLALFKAEVGDDVQVIPISAATRDGVQALLYAIADALDEAPAASLSGGGSGEAAEQTDYKLYRAAEKQEQFVIRRDNEVFVVESAKLDKLVTMTNFAYQDSIDRFARILRKMGVDDALRERGAQDGDTVRIGELEFEFVE encoded by the coding sequence CGGGGGCGACGTTATTTTTGTCGTCGACGAAGGGTTGCGCACGTTAATGGATTTGCGCTACCAACGCCACTATAAAGCGGCACGCGGGGAACACGGGCGAAGTAAGTCTCAGCACGGCGCAAACGCGGAACCGCTTCGAGTGAAAGTGCCGCCGGGCACAGTCGTGATGGACGAGGAGACGGAGGACGTGATCGCCGACTTGACGACTCACGGTGCCGAAGTGGTCGTCGCGCGCGGTGGGCGCGGCGGGCGAGGTAATGTGCGGTTCGCCACCCCGGCTAACCCGGCGCCAGAAATTGCCGAAAACGGTGAGCCTGGCGTGGAGCGTTGGATAATTTGCGAATTGAAGTTGCTCGCTGACGTCGGGTTAGTCGGTTATCCGAGTGTGGGTAAGTCGACGCTCCTGTCAATCGTCTCGGCGGCCAAGCCGAAAATTGCGGCGTACCACTTTACGACGTTGTCGCCTAACTTAGGGGTCGTCGACGTCGGCGACGGGCGCGATTTTGTCATGGCAGACTTGCCTGGTTTAATCGAAGGCGCACACGAGGGCGTCGGACTCGGACACCAGTTTCTGAGGCACGTCGAGCGCACCCGCGTGCTCGTACACGTCATTGACATGGCCGGGTCGGAAGGGCGGGATCCGCTCGCCGATTATCACCAAATTAATGCCGAGCTTTCGCTGTACAACGAGTCGTTGGCGCAGCGGCCGCAAATTGTCGCAGCAAACAAAATGGACGTGCCCGGGGCGGAGGACAACTTGGCGCTGTTTAAAGCTGAAGTAGGTGACGACGTTCAGGTGATCCCTATTTCCGCCGCGACGCGCGACGGAGTGCAAGCGTTGCTGTACGCGATTGCCGACGCGCTAGACGAGGCGCCAGCTGCCTCCTTGTCAGGTGGCGGCAGCGGAGAAGCCGCAGAACAAACGGATTACAAGTTGTACCGCGCTGCCGAAAAACAGGAACAGTTCGTCATTCGCCGCGATAACGAAGTGTTCGTCGTCGAAAGTGCTAAACTGGACAAACTCGTGACGATGACCAATTTTGCTTATCAAGACTCGATCGATCGCTTTGCTCGCATTTTACGCAAAATGGGAGTTGACGATGCCCTGCGGGAGAGAGGGGCGCAAGACGGCGATACCGTGCGCATCGGCGAGCTTGAATTCGAGTTCGTCGAATAG
- a CDS encoding DsbA family protein, whose amino-acid sequence MAKRKQTDRKLELIFGGVVLVVLLAIVIPLLVQSQSGSTGTDKPPQAEGTGSDDAAQSEGDVSDQLPQPARTGLDVPLDADDQTLGEEKAPVTVFEFSDYQCPACQMSVQMLHPTLKKLIDDGDVRYVFKDYPLNMHPNAPQAAVAARAAGEQGEYWAMHDLLFAQQQEWAKLADDDFRKKLLDYAQELGLDEATFEKALKSKTLKTQVDNGRQLANDLNIEFTPTFVIGGAVYEEGLSVEQLRAIVQDEKSKKSKP is encoded by the coding sequence TTGGCTAAACGTAAGCAAACGGATCGTAAACTCGAACTTATTTTTGGGGGAGTCGTGTTAGTTGTCTTACTCGCAATCGTCATCCCGCTACTCGTGCAGTCCCAAAGTGGGTCAACGGGAACGGACAAGCCTCCGCAAGCCGAAGGGACCGGTTCGGACGATGCAGCTCAATCTGAAGGAGATGTGAGCGATCAGTTGCCGCAGCCGGCACGGACGGGGTTAGATGTTCCGCTTGACGCAGACGACCAAACGTTAGGGGAAGAAAAAGCGCCGGTGACGGTCTTCGAATTTTCCGATTACCAGTGTCCGGCGTGTCAAATGAGTGTGCAAATGCTGCACCCGACGCTCAAAAAACTGATCGATGACGGCGACGTGCGCTACGTGTTCAAAGATTACCCGCTGAACATGCATCCGAACGCGCCGCAAGCGGCAGTGGCCGCACGGGCAGCCGGAGAGCAAGGGGAGTATTGGGCGATGCACGACCTGCTGTTTGCACAGCAACAAGAATGGGCGAAGTTAGCGGACGACGATTTTCGGAAAAAATTGTTAGATTACGCACAAGAGCTCGGGCTCGACGAGGCGACATTCGAAAAAGCGCTCAAGAGTAAAACGTTGAAGACGCAAGTAGACAACGGCAGGCAATTAGCGAATGATCTCAACATCGAATTCACGCCGACGTTCGTCATCGGGGGCGCAGTATATGAAGAAGGGCTCTCGGTAGAGCAATTGCGCGCGATCGTGCAAGATGAGAAGAGTAAAAAAAGTAAGCCTTAA
- a CDS encoding tetratricopeptide repeat protein — protein sequence MGNVVSVNVYSERGIPFERSNVMRICEELSHVSREEREPDLFWLLYQTMRSLLKQKRLQEFHNFLREMEQYPFPPHTEYMDAYIKLLRAFLLRAQGKTQAAAGLLKQSLHKHGELTRLGMKNVHVLCYRELGNLGVDCKKYKDAIVHYQLAINHLPLNKDSEYMLAVLLGKIVFCNYRLNNFREAFADLEKVLLLVNKSSHTFVLLQAVIFKALLLGENYRQYRESNDCLEWAHELAVRNRYTDALANIWRIRGINYCHLEQYVSAEQAIQQSIMLSGDFDDREGVVLSQLVLSELLIVQGRKREAKQLLKNVCETINKQQLFTDDSTYRLKLLCDKMSENSKKWVTELHNDNDLLTTEVFAREKQLIVNDCFGFD from the coding sequence ATGGGGAATGTGGTGTCAGTTAACGTATACAGTGAGAGGGGCATTCCGTTTGAGCGCAGCAATGTCATGCGCATTTGTGAAGAATTAAGCCACGTGTCGCGGGAGGAGCGGGAACCGGACCTGTTCTGGTTGTTGTATCAGACGATGCGATCGCTGCTAAAGCAAAAACGCCTGCAAGAATTTCACAACTTTCTTCGTGAAATGGAACAGTATCCGTTCCCGCCTCATACCGAGTACATGGACGCGTACATTAAATTGTTAAGAGCTTTTTTATTGCGGGCACAAGGGAAGACGCAAGCGGCGGCCGGTCTGCTGAAGCAATCGCTACACAAACACGGAGAGCTAACAAGGCTCGGCATGAAGAACGTGCATGTGCTCTGTTACCGGGAATTAGGGAACTTGGGCGTGGATTGCAAAAAATATAAAGATGCCATTGTGCACTACCAACTGGCGATCAATCACCTGCCACTAAACAAGGACAGCGAATACATGTTAGCTGTTTTACTCGGAAAAATCGTGTTTTGCAACTACCGGTTAAACAATTTCCGCGAGGCTTTTGCCGATTTAGAGAAAGTGCTCCTGCTGGTCAATAAGTCCAGTCACACCTTCGTCCTATTGCAAGCCGTCATCTTTAAGGCTCTTTTACTCGGGGAAAATTATCGGCAATACCGCGAATCGAACGACTGCCTCGAGTGGGCGCACGAGCTTGCCGTACGGAACCGATACACGGATGCTCTGGCTAACATTTGGCGCATACGTGGGATCAACTACTGTCATTTAGAGCAGTACGTGTCCGCAGAGCAAGCCATACAACAATCGATTATGCTTAGTGGCGATTTCGATGATCGGGAAGGGGTGGTGCTATCACAATTAGTACTGTCCGAATTGTTGATCGTGCAAGGGCGGAAGCGAGAGGCGAAACAGTTGCTAAAAAACGTGTGCGAAACGATTAACAAGCAGCAGTTGTTCACGGACGATTCTACGTATAGGTTAAAGCTTCTTTGTGATAAAATGTCTGAAAATAGTAAAAAGTGGGTAACGGAGCTGCATAACGACAACGACCTATTAACGACTGAAGTGTTTGCTCGGGAAAAGCAACTCATCGTGAACGACTGCTTCGGATTCGATTAA